From a single Apium graveolens cultivar Ventura chromosome 2, ASM990537v1, whole genome shotgun sequence genomic region:
- the LOC141708489 gene encoding photosystem II reaction center W protein, chloroplastic-like: MATITACTPASSVGLVHKTPVLRASSPVLGLPVMAKVGKVRCSMKGHPGAQEASSKVGMGASLIAAASAAAMSSPAAMGLVDERLSTEGTGLPFGLSNNLLGWILFGMFGLIWSLYFVYTSGLDEDEESGLSL; this comes from the exons ATGGCCACCATCACTGCTTGCACTCCGGCCTCTTCCGTTGGCCTAGTCCACAAGACTCCCGTTTTGCGAGCTTCTTCTCCCGTTCTTG GGTTGCCAGTCATGGCAAAAGTGGGAAAGGTTAGATGTTCAATGAAAGGCCACCCTGGAGCACAGGAGGCCAGTTCGAAAGTGGGGATGGGAGCATCACTGATTGCTGCAGCTAGCGCCGCAGCCATGTCAAGCCCAGCAGCCATGGGCTTGGTCGACGAAAGATTGAGCACAGAAGGAACTGGACTTCCATTTGGCTTGAGCAATAACCTTCTTGGTTGGATCCTTTTTGGTatgtttggtttgatttggtCACTTTATTTTGTTTACACCTCTGgccttgatgaagatgaagaatctGGTTTATCCCTGTAA